The following coding sequences are from one Streptomyces sp. NBC_01294 window:
- a CDS encoding methyltransferase domain-containing protein — protein sequence MGAHTAHTPRSARTEQTGTRDLRETAHAAQVRELAAAGVLDDPRWLAAFAAVPRHVFVPYFWTGRGAGHERLWAEDPDPERRARWLRGVYVDTPLATRLRDGRLVSSSSQPSLMAKMLAALDVRDGDDVLEIGAGTGYNAALLCHRLGEEHVTTVDLDEEITESARAHLAQLGYHPAVVTGDGARGCPARGPFDRIMVTCTLPLIPHAWLGQCRPGARILAPLSTGLIALTVRDPDFAEGNFLHTSAYFVPLRGATAAPPPDPDGVSYGIPYELVENERFQFMLVLTAGVLHPREALDLWRREGRPARERFGVSVSAEGQWSWLDDPQGPYVWPLGEG from the coding sequence CACACGGCACACACCCCACGCTCCGCACGCACCGAGCAGACCGGGACACGCGACCTGCGGGAGACCGCGCACGCCGCCCAGGTGCGCGAGCTGGCCGCCGCCGGCGTGCTGGACGACCCGCGCTGGCTGGCGGCGTTCGCCGCCGTGCCCCGGCACGTCTTCGTCCCCTACTTCTGGACCGGCCGCGGCGCCGGTCACGAACGGCTCTGGGCCGAGGACCCCGACCCCGAGCGCCGTGCCCGCTGGCTGCGCGGGGTCTACGTGGACACCCCGCTGGCGACCCGGCTGCGCGACGGCCGGCTGGTCTCCTCCAGCAGCCAGCCCTCCCTGATGGCGAAGATGCTGGCCGCCCTCGACGTGCGCGACGGCGACGACGTGCTGGAGATCGGGGCGGGCACCGGCTACAACGCGGCCCTGCTCTGCCACCGGCTCGGCGAGGAGCACGTGACCACCGTGGACCTGGACGAGGAGATCACCGAGTCCGCGCGGGCGCACCTGGCCCAGCTCGGCTACCATCCGGCCGTGGTCACCGGGGACGGCGCGCGCGGCTGCCCCGCCCGGGGCCCCTTCGACCGGATCATGGTGACCTGCACGCTGCCGCTGATCCCGCACGCCTGGCTCGGCCAGTGCCGGCCGGGGGCGCGGATCCTGGCCCCGCTGTCGACCGGCCTGATCGCGCTCACGGTGCGGGACCCCGACTTCGCCGAGGGCAACTTCCTGCACACCTCGGCCTACTTCGTCCCGCTGCGCGGGGCCACGGCGGCGCCGCCGCCCGACCCGGACGGCGTGTCGTACGGGATCCCGTACGAGCTGGTCGAGAACGAGCGCTTCCAGTTCATGCTCGTGCTGACCGCGGGCGTACTGCACCCCCGCGAGGCCCTGGACCTGTGGCGCCGCGAGGGCCGGCCGGCCCGTGAGCGCTTCGGGGTCTCGGTCAGCGCGGAGGGCCAGTGGTCATGGCTCGACGATCCCCAGGGACCGTACGTATGGCCCCTGGGGGAGGGATGA
- a CDS encoding FHA domain-containing protein yields MTQGEEGGSAAMPTCPNGHQSASDDWCEVCGHRMAASEGPPAVPSYGYGFPPSAGAPTAQAELCPQCRTPREAMAPFCEECRYNFLTRSATSYAPPAPDPGPQATGVGSGPGAPPPPPPVPAPGTYTQDHFEYQGSRPSRVNRPAEPLQREDDWLLPPPAHEPQREYQQTPQPQYQQQPPQQQQYQAPPQQQYQQQPPPQHQSFPMQGGAWTATIGPDRSYFMAMMQRSGPEAAGLNLPAYSPEQHLPLSGGQITIGRRRASTGESPDIDLSVPPEDPGVSHQHAVLVQQPDLSWAVVDQNSTNGTTINGGEEPIQPYVPVPLSDGDRVHVGAWTTITIRRG; encoded by the coding sequence ATGACGCAGGGAGAAGAAGGGGGAAGCGCCGCCATGCCGACCTGCCCGAACGGGCACCAGTCCGCCTCCGACGACTGGTGCGAGGTCTGCGGCCACCGCATGGCTGCCTCGGAGGGCCCGCCCGCGGTGCCCTCCTACGGCTACGGCTTCCCCCCGTCCGCCGGTGCCCCGACCGCCCAGGCCGAGCTCTGCCCGCAGTGCCGCACCCCGCGCGAGGCCATGGCCCCGTTCTGCGAGGAGTGCCGGTACAACTTCCTGACCCGTTCGGCGACCTCGTACGCGCCGCCGGCCCCGGACCCGGGGCCCCAGGCGACGGGCGTCGGCTCGGGTCCCGGTGCCCCGCCCCCGCCGCCGCCCGTGCCCGCTCCCGGGACCTACACGCAGGACCACTTCGAGTACCAGGGCTCGCGGCCGTCCCGGGTCAACCGGCCGGCCGAGCCGCTCCAGCGCGAGGACGACTGGCTGCTGCCGCCGCCCGCGCACGAGCCGCAGCGGGAGTACCAGCAGACCCCGCAGCCCCAGTACCAGCAGCAGCCCCCGCAGCAGCAGCAGTACCAGGCGCCTCCGCAGCAGCAGTACCAGCAGCAGCCTCCGCCGCAGCACCAGTCCTTCCCGATGCAGGGCGGGGCCTGGACCGCGACGATCGGCCCCGACCGCTCGTACTTCATGGCGATGATGCAGCGCAGCGGCCCCGAGGCGGCCGGGCTCAACCTGCCCGCCTACTCCCCGGAGCAGCACCTCCCGCTGTCCGGCGGCCAGATCACCATCGGCCGCCGCCGCGCCTCCACGGGCGAGTCCCCCGACATCGACCTGTCGGTGCCCCCGGAGGACCCGGGCGTCTCCCACCAGCACGCGGTCCTCGTCCAGCAGCCCGACCTCAGCTGGGCGGTGGTGGACCAGAACTCCACCAACGGCACCACGATCAACGGCGGCGAGGAGCCGATCCAGCCCTACGTCCCGGTGCCGCTCTCCGACGGCGACCGCGTCCACGTGGGTGCCTGGACCACCATCACCATCCGCCGCGGCTGA